In Halobaculum limi, one DNA window encodes the following:
- a CDS encoding DUF7473 family protein gives MSAVTILGGFLLIALLSTLLANTAAYYVLGNEAELRQAVPPGVAMALVGLTAAVLPTAAVIAIALVVDFVMVYLAYGLNRRGTAMITAIHYTLTILAALGINTLLAVYQTAPG, from the coding sequence TTGTCTGCGGTCACTATCCTCGGTGGCTTCCTCCTCATCGCACTCCTGTCAACGTTGCTCGCGAACACCGCCGCCTACTACGTCCTCGGTAACGAGGCGGAACTCCGACAGGCGGTGCCGCCGGGCGTCGCGATGGCGCTCGTCGGCCTGACCGCGGCAGTGTTGCCGACGGCCGCCGTCATCGCCATCGCCCTCGTCGTCGACTTCGTGATGGTGTATCTCGCGTACGGCCTCAACAGGCGCGGCACCGCAATGATCACCGCGATCCACTACACGCTGACGATACTCGCGGCGCTCGGTATCAACACCCTGTTGGCAGTGTATCAGACCGCACCAGGATGA
- a CDS encoding CPBP family intramembrane glutamic endopeptidase has translation MSQRGRLYDRLFDRLRSAVWNAAERRPRTPIRLLVGLLAIVFSLVAGTLVAVGAGLSSPWGTVLPMVAVAGATLVVAHVVDRRRIADLGLRRERGWLADLVAGLALGVALQTLVAGVGLAAGWFRVADTLVGTAAGAVSILVVFVAVGVYEELFARGLLLVNVAEGLRFAGDRVAVGGALLASAGVFGVLHAGNPGASLASTLGITAAGLFLGVGFVLTGRLSFPVGVHISWNAAQGALYGFSVSGLGIDVALVDLDPTGPTLLTGGSFGPEAGLLGFGAVVVGTAATVAWARYRGDGGVDPRLLVPDLRWREE, from the coding sequence ATGAGTCAGCGGGGCCGCCTCTACGACCGCCTGTTCGACCGCCTCCGCTCGGCCGTGTGGAACGCCGCCGAACGCCGACCACGTACGCCAATTCGCCTGTTGGTCGGACTACTCGCTATCGTCTTCTCACTCGTCGCCGGAACGCTCGTCGCCGTCGGCGCAGGGCTGTCGTCGCCGTGGGGAACCGTCCTGCCGATGGTCGCAGTCGCGGGTGCGACGCTCGTGGTCGCACACGTCGTCGACCGGCGACGGATCGCCGATTTGGGGTTGCGCCGCGAACGCGGATGGCTCGCGGACCTGGTCGCCGGCCTCGCCCTCGGCGTCGCACTCCAGACGCTCGTCGCCGGGGTCGGCCTCGCTGCCGGGTGGTTCCGCGTCGCCGACACACTCGTCGGCACGGCCGCCGGAGCCGTCTCGATTCTCGTCGTGTTCGTCGCCGTCGGCGTGTACGAGGAACTGTTCGCACGCGGCCTCCTCTTAGTCAACGTCGCCGAAGGTCTCCGCTTCGCCGGCGACCGGGTCGCCGTCGGGGGGGCGTTGCTCGCGTCGGCGGGCGTGTTCGGCGTCCTCCACGCGGGCAACCCCGGCGCGTCGCTTGCGTCGACGCTCGGTATCACCGCCGCCGGCCTGTTTCTCGGCGTCGGCTTCGTCCTCACCGGGCGGCTGTCGTTCCCGGTCGGCGTCCACATCTCGTGGAACGCCGCACAGGGAGCGCTGTACGGCTTCTCCGTCAGCGGCCTCGGTATCGACGTGGCGCTCGTCGACCTCGACCCGACCGGGCCTACCCTCCTCACCGGCGGGTCGTTCGGTCCCGAGGCAGGCCTCCTCGGATTCGGCGCGGTCGTCGTCGGCACCGCCGCGACGGTCGCGTGGGCACGCTATCGCGGTGACGGCGGCGTCGACCCGCGTCTCCTCGTGCCGGACCTGCGCTGGCGCGAGGAGTGA
- a CDS encoding nuclear transport factor 2 family protein produces MASAATKENIETARAMYDAFNSGDLETVMSNMADDAEWIEHDGSRFAGTHRGPDAILANVFAPVMEGMETFEAKTERFIEDGDTVVVLGSNEGVVAETGNSLSAKFAHVCEFEDGKMTRFENYTDTHAWERAYGE; encoded by the coding sequence ATGGCGAGCGCAGCGACGAAAGAGAACATCGAGACTGCACGGGCGATGTACGACGCGTTCAACAGCGGCGATCTGGAGACAGTGATGAGCAATATGGCGGACGACGCCGAGTGGATCGAACACGACGGGTCACGGTTCGCGGGCACCCACCGCGGCCCCGACGCGATCCTCGCGAACGTCTTCGCGCCGGTGATGGAGGGAATGGAGACGTTCGAGGCGAAGACCGAGCGGTTCATCGAAGACGGCGACACCGTCGTCGTGCTCGGATCTAACGAGGGCGTGGTGGCGGAGACGGGGAACTCACTCTCCGCGAAGTTCGCGCACGTGTGCGAGTTCGAAGACGGGAAGATGACCCGGTTCGAGAACTACACCGACACCCACGCGTGGGAACGGGCGTACGGCGAGTAG
- the hisG gene encoding ATP phosphoribosyltransferase, translating into MRIAVPNKGRLHDPTIEVLERAGLHIENTADRQLYADTVDPDVTVLFARAADIPEYVADGAADIGITGLDQARESGHDLVDLLDLGFGRCRLVLAAPEDGDITDPEDVAGRTVATEFPRITRDYFEEKGIDAEVVEVTGATELTPHVDMADAIVDITSTGTTLQVNRLAIVDEVLASSVRLFARPDVADDAKVQQIVTAFESVIAAEGKRYLMMNAPRERLPDVKEVLPGMGGPTVMDVADGETDHVAVHAVVDERQVFETISELKRVGASDILVTEIERLVE; encoded by the coding sequence ATGCGCATCGCCGTCCCCAACAAGGGCCGTCTCCACGACCCGACCATCGAGGTGCTCGAACGCGCGGGCCTCCACATCGAGAACACCGCCGACCGCCAACTGTACGCCGACACGGTCGACCCCGACGTGACCGTCCTGTTCGCGCGTGCCGCCGACATCCCCGAGTACGTCGCCGACGGCGCCGCCGACATCGGCATCACCGGCCTCGACCAGGCACGCGAGTCGGGCCACGACCTCGTCGACCTCCTCGACTTGGGCTTCGGTCGCTGTCGCCTCGTCCTCGCGGCCCCCGAAGACGGTGACATCACCGATCCCGAGGACGTGGCCGGGCGCACCGTCGCCACCGAATTCCCACGGATCACTCGCGACTACTTCGAGGAGAAGGGCATCGACGCCGAGGTGGTCGAGGTGACGGGCGCGACCGAACTCACACCGCACGTCGATATGGCCGACGCCATCGTCGACATCACCTCGACGGGGACGACGCTGCAGGTGAACCGCCTCGCAATCGTCGACGAGGTGCTCGCGTCCTCGGTGCGCCTGTTCGCCCGGCCGGACGTGGCTGATGATGCGAAGGTGCAACAGATCGTCACCGCCTTCGAGTCGGTCATCGCCGCCGAGGGCAAGCGCTATCTGATGATGAACGCGCCGCGCGAGCGACTTCCGGACGTGAAGGAGGTGCTGCCGGGGATGGGCGGCCCGACCGTGATGGACGTCGCCGACGGCGAGACGGACCACGTCGCCGTCCACGCGGTCGTCGACGAACGGCAGGTGTTCGAGACCATCTCCGAGTTGAAACGCGTCGGCGCGAGCGACATCCTCGTCACCGAAATCGAGCGTCTCGTGGAGTAA
- a CDS encoding peptidase, protein MVPLQSAGSPRLGFALVVWTLLCTVGLVGGGVGSAVARRLSNPVRAYRLLYQALLFPLGLFAYGALAVGDFGLAVTDPFLAVTGALSVVEMATAEFLTALAASGVVLVAYLPTVGGVADARDIDLTRRGAAASMTRYLLGISAVFAVVFTVFRVAIDRGSPGLVVGVGLPLFVVILAGASPWVITAVRTTERPRGAVGDRIDHLRDHAGLGDGVGDDGVRGVRVIDTDEEANASAHVRGLGPRRYLFVTSTFLDAFEDDTAVALLAIQAGRVHSRSMLRRMSGVVAAAVPLAFGLSGETVNWTFVALAPVALLVGLWLARRGTRIADDVAAERVGPAAVADALARWAAFHSLEPSRRRIPNPISASVPLGDRIDRLRERAETTDGDA, encoded by the coding sequence ATGGTCCCCCTCCAGTCGGCCGGGTCGCCGCGGCTCGGGTTCGCGCTCGTCGTGTGGACGCTTCTGTGTACGGTCGGCCTCGTCGGCGGCGGCGTCGGGAGCGCCGTCGCTCGTCGCCTGTCGAATCCCGTTCGGGCGTATCGACTCCTGTATCAGGCGCTCCTCTTCCCGTTGGGGTTGTTCGCCTACGGCGCCCTCGCAGTCGGAGATTTCGGACTCGCGGTCACTGACCCGTTCCTCGCCGTCACCGGCGCGCTCTCGGTCGTCGAGATGGCGACCGCCGAGTTTCTCACCGCCCTCGCCGCGAGCGGTGTCGTCCTCGTCGCCTACTTGCCGACCGTCGGCGGCGTCGCCGACGCGCGCGACATCGACCTGACTCGGCGCGGCGCTGCCGCGTCGATGACGCGGTACCTCCTCGGCATCAGCGCCGTCTTCGCGGTTGTGTTTACGGTCTTCCGAGTCGCTATCGACCGCGGATCGCCAGGGCTCGTGGTCGGGGTCGGACTCCCCCTGTTCGTCGTCATCCTCGCCGGGGCGTCGCCGTGGGTCATCACCGCCGTGCGGACGACCGAACGCCCACGCGGCGCAGTCGGCGACCGGATCGACCACCTTCGCGACCACGCCGGCCTCGGCGACGGCGTCGGGGACGATGGCGTCCGAGGTGTCCGCGTCATCGACACCGACGAGGAGGCGAACGCGAGCGCCCACGTCCGCGGCCTCGGGCCGCGCCGATACCTGTTCGTGACGAGCACGTTCCTCGACGCCTTCGAAGACGACACCGCAGTCGCGTTGCTGGCGATTCAGGCCGGACGCGTCCACTCGCGGTCGATGTTGCGCCGGATGTCCGGCGTCGTCGCCGCCGCCGTCCCGCTAGCGTTCGGCCTCTCGGGCGAGACAGTGAACTGGACGTTCGTCGCTCTCGCGCCAGTTGCGCTCCTCGTCGGTCTCTGGCTCGCTCGTCGCGGGACTCGCATCGCCGACGACGTCGCTGCCGAACGGGTCGGCCCCGCCGCAGTCGCAGACGCGCTCGCACGGTGGGCGGCGTTCCACTCGTTGGAGCCGTCGCGTCGCCGGATTCCGAACCCGATTTCGGCGTCAGTGCCGCTCGGCGACCGGATCGACCGCCTCCGCGAGCGTGCAGAAACGACAGACGGAGACGCGTAG
- a CDS encoding LysE family translocator yields MFGLDAPTLAAFVVAAGALVLVPGQDTLVVLTRGFASSRAGVGAALGVATGVLVHATAAALGLAALYRAVPTAATVVTLGGAAYLCWLAVDTVRSDAFDATDPDATTTDTARTDGGTGGAVEGYRRGLLTNVANPKVALFFLAFLPGFAGEGETMTMLLLGLVYALLAAVYLSVVGSLAGRIGAMVAGRAACVVRFGSAAVLLALAAALVLRAI; encoded by the coding sequence GTGTTCGGTCTCGACGCCCCCACGCTCGCCGCGTTCGTCGTCGCCGCGGGAGCGCTCGTGCTCGTCCCCGGTCAGGACACGCTCGTCGTCCTGACGCGGGGGTTCGCCTCCTCACGGGCAGGCGTCGGTGCGGCACTCGGCGTCGCCACGGGCGTCCTCGTCCACGCGACGGCGGCAGCGCTCGGCCTCGCGGCCCTCTATCGGGCGGTGCCGACCGCGGCGACCGTCGTGACGCTCGGGGGCGCGGCGTATCTCTGTTGGCTCGCGGTCGACACCGTCCGAAGCGACGCGTTCGACGCGACCGATCCGGACGCCACGACCACAGACACGGCCCGGACCGACGGCGGCACCGGCGGCGCGGTCGAAGGCTACCGGCGCGGTCTGCTCACGAACGTCGCGAACCCGAAGGTGGCGCTGTTCTTTCTCGCGTTCCTCCCCGGTTTCGCGGGCGAGGGCGAGACGATGACGATGCTCCTGTTGGGGCTGGTGTACGCGCTCCTCGCGGCGGTGTACCTCTCTGTCGTCGGGTCGCTCGCAGGTCGGATCGGAGCGATGGTGGCCGGACGAGCGGCCTGTGTCGTCCGGTTCGGCTCCGCCGCGGTGTTGCTCGCGCTGGCGGCGGCGCTCGTTCTGCGAGCGATCTGA
- a CDS encoding signal recognition particle protein Srp54, producing the protein MVLDDLGSSLRGTMDTLRGKSRIDEEDVQEVVKQIQRSLLSADVDVDLVMDLSDSIKHRALNEDPPGGTTARDHVLKIVYEEMVALIGESTEIPLEEQTIMLAGLQGSGKTTTAAKMAWWFSKKGLRPAVIQTDTFRPGAYDQAKQMSANAEVEFYGDPDCDDPVQIAREGLEATADADVRIVDTAGRHALEDDLIDEIEQIDDVVEPDRSLLVLDAAIGQGAKEQARQFEKSIGIDGVVITKLDGTAKGGGALTAVNETGSSIAFLGAGETVQDIERFEPNGFISRLLGMGDLKQLSERVERAMAETEEDEDWDPEDMMKGEFTLKDMRNQMKAMDKMGPLDQVLDMIPGLGGGLMDQLPDDAMDVTQERMRSFEIAMDSMTEEELENPKVIKSDRLQRISRGSGVPEDRIEELLEQHRMMKRTMDQFGNMGDGDMQRMMKKLQQQGGGGGGGGLGGMGPFG; encoded by the coding sequence ATGGTACTCGACGATCTTGGGAGTTCTCTCCGGGGCACGATGGACACGCTCCGCGGGAAGTCCCGCATCGACGAGGAGGACGTGCAGGAGGTCGTCAAGCAGATCCAGCGCTCGCTGCTGTCGGCCGACGTGGACGTCGACCTCGTGATGGACCTCTCGGACAGCATCAAACACCGGGCGCTCAACGAGGACCCGCCCGGCGGTACGACTGCCCGCGACCACGTCCTCAAGATCGTCTACGAGGAGATGGTTGCACTCATCGGCGAGTCGACCGAGATTCCCCTCGAAGAGCAGACGATTATGCTCGCCGGCCTCCAGGGGTCGGGGAAGACGACCACCGCCGCGAAGATGGCGTGGTGGTTCTCGAAGAAAGGCCTGCGCCCGGCGGTCATCCAGACGGACACCTTCCGCCCCGGCGCGTACGACCAGGCCAAACAGATGTCCGCGAACGCCGAGGTGGAGTTCTACGGCGACCCCGACTGCGACGACCCCGTCCAGATCGCTCGTGAGGGGCTGGAAGCGACCGCAGACGCCGACGTTCGCATCGTCGACACCGCGGGTCGCCACGCCCTCGAAGACGACCTGATCGACGAGATTGAACAGATCGACGACGTGGTCGAACCGGACCGCTCGCTGCTCGTCCTCGACGCCGCCATCGGGCAGGGCGCGAAAGAGCAGGCCCGCCAGTTCGAGAAGTCCATCGGCATCGACGGCGTCGTCATCACAAAACTCGACGGGACCGCGAAGGGTGGCGGTGCGCTGACCGCGGTCAACGAGACTGGCTCGTCCATCGCGTTCCTCGGCGCTGGCGAGACGGTCCAAGACATCGAGCGCTTCGAGCCGAACGGCTTCATCTCCCGACTGCTCGGGATGGGCGACCTGAAGCAGTTGTCCGAACGGGTCGAGCGTGCGATGGCCGAGACCGAAGAGGACGAAGACTGGGACCCCGAGGACATGATGAAAGGGGAGTTCACCCTGAAGGACATGCGAAACCAGATGAAGGCGATGGACAAGATGGGTCCACTTGACCAGGTCCTCGACATGATCCCCGGCCTCGGCGGCGGCCTGATGGACCAACTCCCGGACGACGCGATGGACGTGACGCAAGAGCGGATGCGCTCGTTCGAGATCGCGATGGACTCGATGACCGAGGAGGAACTGGAGAACCCCAAGGTCATCAAGAGCGACCGCCTCCAGCGCATCTCCCGCGGGTCGGGCGTCCCCGAAGACCGCATCGAGGAGTTGCTCGAACAACACCGGATGATGAAGCGGACGATGGACCAGTTCGGCAATATGGGCGACGGCGACATGCAGCGGATGATGAAGAAACTCCAACAGCAGGGCGGTGGCGGCGGCGGTGGCGGCCTCGGCGGGATGGGGCCGTTCGGATAG
- a CDS encoding cupin domain-containing protein, with protein MSYATVNYRDVDAVGGGMHFLRDALGCEHVGVTVVDCEPGWTGKEHDHAEGDHEEVYVLVEGEATVTVDGEDVEMTGGDAIRIDPGATRQIHNGDAESTFVLVGAP; from the coding sequence GTGAGCTACGCAACTGTCAACTACCGCGACGTCGACGCCGTCGGCGGCGGGATGCACTTCCTCCGCGACGCCCTCGGGTGCGAGCACGTCGGCGTCACCGTCGTCGACTGTGAGCCGGGGTGGACCGGGAAGGAACACGACCACGCCGAGGGTGACCACGAGGAGGTGTACGTCCTCGTCGAGGGCGAGGCGACCGTCACCGTCGACGGAGAAGACGTGGAGATGACCGGCGGCGACGCGATCCGGATCGACCCGGGCGCGACGCGGCAGATCCACAACGGCGACGCCGAAAGCACGTTCGTCCTCGTCGGCGCTCCGTAG
- a CDS encoding MFS transporter, with translation MGTDGSRLRTLADYDVLALTALIWFLAKFLRYAFPPLFPTFRETFGVSNAALGLAFTAMMTVYALMQFPSGALADRVGARQVIVAGVGVAGTGALVLAVPVPDAFALAVIGGGMLLVGVGTGAHKTVAVRLLSRLYPARTGRALGVLDTFGAFGGVAAPAAVVAVTGVTVAGVQVAGVDWHTLFLVGAVTAGGLAAVFLRRVPRAEGAADDDASTEGSGGVRQYLALFRRPAFTAFVVVTICFSFAYNGAVAFLPLYLTDAAGLPETTASLLYSGLFVVSLVQLVTGDLSDRVGQLPVIAATLALGAAGLAALLTFSGVLAVGAAVVAFGLGCHGFRPVRGAYLSAVIPESSAGGGLGVVRTLLMGAGALAPAVVGWVADATGFGAAFGLLAAAMVAAVVGTGVVAVVDGSAG, from the coding sequence ATGGGGACCGACGGGTCACGCCTGCGCACGCTCGCCGACTACGACGTGCTGGCGCTGACGGCGCTCATCTGGTTCCTCGCGAAGTTCCTCCGCTACGCATTTCCGCCGCTGTTCCCCACCTTCCGCGAGACGTTCGGCGTCTCCAACGCCGCACTCGGTCTCGCGTTCACCGCGATGATGACCGTCTACGCGCTGATGCAGTTCCCCAGCGGCGCACTCGCCGACCGCGTCGGCGCGCGCCAAGTCATCGTCGCCGGCGTCGGCGTCGCCGGCACGGGAGCGCTCGTCCTCGCGGTCCCGGTCCCCGACGCGTTCGCCCTCGCCGTCATCGGCGGCGGGATGCTGCTCGTCGGGGTGGGGACGGGCGCACACAAGACCGTCGCCGTCCGCCTCCTCTCGCGACTGTACCCCGCACGAACTGGGCGGGCGCTGGGCGTCCTCGACACGTTCGGCGCGTTCGGCGGCGTCGCCGCCCCCGCCGCTGTCGTCGCGGTCACGGGTGTGACGGTCGCGGGCGTCCAAGTGGCAGGCGTCGACTGGCACACGCTGTTTCTCGTTGGGGCCGTCACCGCCGGCGGTCTCGCCGCCGTGTTCCTCCGACGCGTTCCGCGTGCGGAGGGGGCGGCCGACGACGACGCGAGCACTGAGGGGTCGGGCGGCGTCCGCCAGTACCTCGCGCTGTTTCGTCGCCCGGCGTTCACCGCGTTCGTCGTCGTCACCATCTGCTTCTCGTTCGCGTACAACGGTGCAGTGGCGTTCCTCCCGCTGTATCTCACCGACGCCGCCGGTCTGCCCGAGACGACCGCCTCCCTGCTGTACAGCGGTCTGTTCGTCGTCTCGCTGGTTCAGTTGGTGACGGGCGACCTCTCCGACCGCGTCGGACAACTCCCGGTCATTGCGGCGACGCTCGCGCTGGGAGCCGCCGGTCTCGCCGCGCTCTTGACGTTCTCGGGCGTCCTCGCGGTCGGTGCGGCCGTCGTCGCCTTCGGCCTCGGCTGTCACGGCTTCCGACCGGTCCGCGGGGCGTACCTCTCGGCGGTCATCCCGGAGTCGTCTGCGGGCGGCGGCCTCGGTGTCGTCCGGACACTGCTGATGGGCGCGGGCGCGCTTGCCCCGGCGGTCGTCGGGTGGGTCGCAGACGCGACGGGGTTCGGCGCGGCGTTCGGCCTGCTGGCGGCGGCGATGGTCGCCGCCGTCGTCGGTACCGGCGTCGTCGCCGTCGTCGATGGGTCAGCGGGGTAA
- the surE gene encoding 5'/3'-nucleotidase SurE, translated as MTDSKVLLTNDDGIDAAGLAALYEELRAVADVTVVAPADNQSGVGRARSRAVDVDDHEWGYAVHGTPADCVAYALRAMETEFDLVVSGCNHGPNCGEYIMGHSGTVGAAVEAAYLGVPALAVSAYHREEFFPPEGFTFEAPARITRLLADHVLSEPDADDDDASRPRAELAEADYLSVNAPMSATSGDLRLTEPVEDYGVEVREATDEERERHDGDWRLESDFWARFEYAGRNPTLADIGGSYPAWSDRAAVVAGDVSVSPLRIPQTPVHSEGIDDLVAAVNRAWTAECTEGAAADDD; from the coding sequence ATGACCGATTCGAAGGTGCTGTTGACGAACGACGACGGCATCGACGCCGCCGGCCTCGCGGCGCTGTACGAAGAACTGCGCGCCGTCGCGGACGTGACCGTGGTCGCGCCCGCGGACAACCAGTCCGGCGTGGGGCGTGCACGCTCGCGCGCGGTCGACGTAGACGACCACGAGTGGGGCTACGCCGTCCACGGGACGCCGGCCGACTGCGTCGCCTACGCGTTGCGTGCGATGGAGACGGAGTTCGATCTGGTCGTCTCCGGATGTAACCACGGCCCCAACTGCGGCGAGTACATAATGGGTCACTCGGGGACCGTCGGCGCGGCCGTCGAGGCGGCGTACCTCGGCGTCCCCGCACTCGCCGTCTCGGCGTACCACCGCGAGGAGTTCTTCCCGCCCGAGGGGTTCACCTTCGAGGCGCCGGCGCGTATCACCCGACTCCTCGCCGACCACGTCCTCTCCGAACCCGATGCCGACGACGACGACGCATCCCGGCCGCGTGCGGAGTTGGCGGAGGCCGACTACCTCTCGGTGAACGCGCCGATGAGTGCGACCAGCGGCGACCTCCGCTTGACGGAACCGGTCGAAGACTACGGCGTCGAGGTGCGCGAGGCGACCGACGAGGAGCGCGAGCGACACGACGGCGACTGGCGCCTCGAATCCGACTTCTGGGCCCGCTTCGAGTACGCTGGGCGCAACCCGACGCTCGCGGACATCGGCGGATCGTACCCCGCGTGGTCCGACCGCGCGGCCGTCGTCGCCGGCGACGTGAGCGTCTCACCGCTCCGTATCCCGCAGACGCCGGTCCACTCGGAGGGTATCGACGACCTCGTCGCGGCGGTCAACCGCGCGTGGACGGCCGAGTGCACGGAAGGGGCCGCCGCGGACGACGACTGA
- a CDS encoding magnesium transporter, with amino-acid sequence MGIRETARKAYREALPALAASLVGGLLAGVVLGGMRAELRAVEGLLVLVPALLATRGNVYGSFGARVSTGLHQGLVEPRVRAGDERLRRAATAALVNGLLASTVAAVLAFVILTVLGAPVAPLPMLVGIALIAGLLSGTALTVVVVVVVFAGYRRGRNPDTLVGPIVTTTGDVFGVLFLLVAARTALAAAGLLGGGG; translated from the coding sequence ATGGGAATCCGTGAGACCGCGCGCAAGGCGTACCGCGAGGCGTTGCCGGCGCTCGCGGCCAGTCTCGTCGGCGGTCTCCTCGCGGGCGTCGTCCTCGGCGGGATGCGCGCAGAACTGCGCGCCGTCGAGGGGTTGCTCGTCCTCGTCCCCGCTCTCCTCGCGACCCGCGGGAACGTCTACGGCAGTTTCGGCGCGCGCGTCTCCACCGGCCTCCACCAGGGCCTCGTCGAACCCCGGGTGCGCGCCGGCGACGAACGCCTCCGGCGTGCAGCCACCGCCGCCCTCGTGAACGGTCTGCTCGCGTCGACAGTCGCGGCCGTCCTCGCGTTCGTCATCCTCACCGTCCTCGGTGCGCCGGTCGCACCGCTCCCGATGCTGGTCGGCATCGCACTCATCGCTGGCCTCCTCTCGGGGACTGCGCTGACCGTCGTGGTCGTCGTCGTCGTGTTCGCGGGGTATCGCCGCGGGCGCAACCCCGACACGCTCGTCGGTCCCATCGTCACGACGACCGGCGACGTGTTCGGCGTCCTGTTTCTGTTGGTGGCCGCGCGGACCGCGCTCGCGGCCGCCGGCCTTCTCGGAGGTGGCGGGTAG
- a CDS encoding magnesium transporter, with product MPTDWTVRAITRAMLPVLLVLTVVELGSGLVLGAFEDRLLRSPSLLVLVPVTIGTAGNLGSILAARLSTAFHLGTLSFDPRDDELAGNAIATVALAVTLFPVIGLGAWALAGLVDEPTLSAWTVLTVALSAGVTLAVLAVGVTLVATYAAYRLSLDPDDVVIPVVTNVCDVLGVVVLFAAVLVFA from the coding sequence ATGCCGACCGACTGGACTGTCCGCGCCATCACCCGCGCGATGTTACCCGTCTTGCTCGTCCTCACGGTGGTCGAACTCGGCTCCGGTCTCGTTCTTGGGGCGTTTGAGGACCGACTCCTCCGTTCGCCGTCCTTGCTCGTCCTCGTCCCCGTCACCATCGGCACCGCGGGGAACCTGGGTTCGATCCTCGCCGCGCGACTGTCGACGGCGTTCCATCTGGGCACGCTCTCGTTCGACCCGCGCGACGACGAACTCGCGGGCAACGCCATCGCCACGGTCGCCCTCGCAGTGACGCTGTTTCCCGTCATCGGCCTCGGCGCGTGGGCACTCGCCGGCCTCGTCGACGAACCGACGCTCTCGGCGTGGACCGTGCTCACGGTGGCGTTGTCTGCTGGCGTCACACTCGCAGTGCTCGCGGTCGGCGTCACCCTCGTCGCCACCTACGCGGCCTACCGCCTCTCGCTCGACCCCGACGACGTGGTCATCCCGGTCGTCACCAACGTCTGTGACGTCCTCGGCGTCGTCGTCCTGTTCGCGGCCGTCCTCGTGTTCGCGTGA
- a CDS encoding secondary thiamine-phosphate synthase enzyme YjbQ, translating into METFIIDTDGHTAVHDVTDRVRAAVPADATGTCTVFCEHTTAGLVVNEAERRLLDDIERFVESLAPDEGWAHDELDGNADSHLRALLLGESVTVPVVDGDLALGRWQSVLLVECDGPRTRTVRVLPE; encoded by the coding sequence ATGGAGACGTTCATCATCGACACCGACGGCCACACCGCCGTCCACGACGTGACCGACCGCGTGCGCGCGGCAGTTCCCGCCGACGCGACCGGCACCTGCACCGTCTTCTGTGAACACACCACCGCCGGCCTCGTGGTCAACGAGGCGGAGCGGCGACTGCTCGACGACATCGAGCGGTTCGTCGAGAGTCTCGCGCCCGACGAGGGATGGGCACACGACGAACTCGACGGCAACGCGGACTCGCACCTCCGGGCGCTCCTGTTGGGCGAGAGCGTCACCGTTCCGGTCGTCGACGGCGACCTCGCACTCGGTCGCTGGCAGTCGGTCCTCCTCGTGGAGTGCGACGGCCCGCGCACGCGGACGGTCCGTGTCCTCCCGGAGTGA
- a CDS encoding SRPBCC family protein: MVVVSHTVRVGAPVDEVFAHVDDPENHVEMTPSITAVSNVEPLDNGGKRLDYTYKMVGVSLTGTMETPEYAENNRIVFEMDGDLSGTLTWTFEAVDSATDVTYTAEYDLPGGVLGKVAEPIAVRYNERELRTTLENLRDRLELGR, from the coding sequence ATGGTCGTAGTCAGCCACACGGTCCGGGTCGGCGCCCCCGTCGACGAGGTGTTCGCACACGTTGACGACCCCGAGAACCACGTCGAGATGACGCCGAGCATCACCGCCGTCTCGAACGTCGAACCGCTTGACAACGGCGGGAAGCGACTCGACTACACCTACAAGATGGTCGGCGTCTCTCTCACCGGGACGATGGAGACGCCCGAGTACGCCGAGAACAACCGGATTGTCTTCGAGATGGACGGCGACCTCTCGGGGACGCTGACGTGGACGTTCGAGGCCGTCGACAGCGCGACGGATGTGACGTACACCGCCGAGTACGACCTCCCCGGCGGCGTGCTCGGGAAGGTCGCCGAACCTATCGCCGTCCGGTACAACGAGCGCGAGTTGCGGACGACACTGGAAAACCTCCGCGACAGACTCGAACTCGGTCGGTGA